TCCTGTTTATCTGTATCCTCACATCAGTTCTTATTAATTTTCCAACATTCtgtatttaatgatttatttcttTCCAGAGCCCTATCTTGCAGACAGGCTAGGGAATGCTGCCAGAAGGAAAAATGGGGAAGCATAAGTTTCATTCATCTTTACTGATCAgcaggcacccccaagtggtgaAGGCATTTCCACTCTCTGTTCATCCAAACGATTCCCTTGAACACGAAATAACATCTCAAATAGGTCAGCAGCCCCCTGTGGGAGTGGAGGAGAACAACGCTGGTCTTCCATCCTCTGAGCCTAAAATTAAACAGGATTGCGGGATCATTAATAAACTTTCAGGAAAGTATCATATCATTAGGCCACTAAGTTTAATATgtacaaatttattttcaaatgataatttttcttaaaacaaatattGATTAATGAAAAGAATATCCCCTGACCTGATGCCCTATAATGGTGGTGTACAACTCCTCTTGAGCTGGTATTTTTAAAGGTGCTGGCTTTTTTCTGAGACTCCGCCCAGTCCATGATCCCCTCCTCCTGCGGTGGAGCTCTAAGAGTAGCCCTTTTTCATCTGAAAGAAGGGATAGGTTACGTGTTGTGGGCAAAGAAAAGTGGCGCTTGGCCCGGGGACGTGATGGAGGCAGCTCTGCTCTCTGTTCTTCTAAGCGCCTTGTTTGGGCAGTGGAGAGAAGgtcaaggaattgttcagtgtggaGAGACAGAAGTGACGCAGATAAACCTGGAGGGAGATAaagaaaattaagaaataaaaaaccaTAAAGCAAGAGGAAGCACAAGAGGGAACAGTAGATACCATATGGGAAAAGGGAAgtagggacatttgcccaggagGAATATCAGATTGCCTGGCTTGTGCAAAAGTCAAACTTTTATGAAAATacagctttttcactctactgtgcatgtattGGCCCTGGTGCtatcgaagaaagaagaagaggatggCTCTGTTATGTTCACTCAGAAGTATactgggcaggtgcagttttctaatgggagcactggcccagggtatcggGTAAGTGATTAttatcactggggggtgcctaacatttaacTGGCCTTCTCCTTTAGGTGTAATATGTGTAATAGATATGTTGCCAATTCCCAGCCAAACTGTGATCAGGAAAGCTGATGTTTTGACCATTaaccaataagctgcagactctcTATGGTGTGCCATGTTGGAAGTGGGTGTTGGCTTGTGTAAGACCTGTGTTAATCCAAGATCACTGCTATGAGTTCATCTAACAGGGGAATCAAACACAATTGGTTTGAGGCATTGCTgctaaatggcatattaaagcaGAATGCTCTTTaaaatttaacatgttttttaaacttgATGCCATACCAGGCAAATAAACATTTAACAATGTAGGAGGTAAAATGAATATGACACAAAAGTGGCAGAgaattttcttaaaaacaaatctgatactatgaaataaaaacagaatgcagTTATTTAGCAAGCACAGAGATTGGAAAGGGCTCTTAAAGTCCAAGTCCTACCACAATATGATAACCGGGTGctaagcctaaagctggccatagatgcaaagatccgattgttcgaatcctcgaataatggacttccccatctcccgacctgccactaaccattccgatcaaataaagaagaaaagaacgatgttctgcccctgacagcaatcgtatgaaagtttatgtcgacaaagctagtgacagtctcccactgaaaatcgtcagatcggcaatacatgcagagatattatcggcagccgacagaaatcttttaacctgtctgattgaccaaacgacagatctccgtgggatgaaaaatgtcgggactcttcacacacggtctgaaaaatgtacgaatcaaggattcgtacaatcagatctttgcgtctatggccagcttaaggcaatgGATCAGGAAGCTTCTAACAATAtcctttattaaattattaattatttgtttaactgGAAGTCCTTTATCTCTATTGCTCTATCTCACTTTTAATCAATATGACTTCAGAGAGATATTGGACAAAAGCTGGACTGAGGTTTATAtactgttttaaagaaaataatatgtATACAACCTCGTCTCTCACTGATAGGTGAAGGAGGAGCAGATCTCCAGGTTCTGGACCTCCCCTCTAGACCATCTGTAGGTGCTTCTGCATTATCTTGAAAAACACCTTCATTTTCAGCAGCCATAGGAAGTTCCTAAAGACAAAGATCCAAGTCAACTAGAAATAGATGAAATGTTGCTTAATGATGCAGACAATGCCACCCCCTCATCCACTGACCTGTCCCTCTATGTCATGAACTCACCTGGTCATGTGGCTCTTTGTTCCCTGGTTCAG
The sequence above is a segment of the Xenopus laevis strain J_2021 chromosome 8L, Xenopus_laevis_v10.1, whole genome shotgun sequence genome. Coding sequences within it:
- the LOC108698553 gene encoding uncharacterized protein LOC108698553 yields the protein MTDQDQTTRRESEGAFHVQSETSEHRCAGEESTETFIVQGRSLERTNSENQTAETFSARYETSEQRDTAKVFVGTFIGPDETSEETFTLRDETSEETFTVRDETSDQMDTEKVTGEAYFVQDEASEPGNKEPHDQELPMAAENEGVFQDNAEAPTDGLEGRSRTWRSAPPSPISERRGLSASLLSLHTEQFLDLLSTAQTRRLEEQRAELPPSRPRAKRHFSLPTTRNLSLLSDEKGLLLELHRRRRGSWTGRSLRKKPAPLKIPAQEELYTTIIGHQAQRMEDQRCSPPLPQGAADLFEMLFRVQGNRLDEQRVEMPSPLGGAC